The Vespula vulgaris chromosome 17, iyVesVulg1.1, whole genome shotgun sequence genome includes a window with the following:
- the LOC127070265 gene encoding serine-protein kinase ATM isoform X2 produces MNKTDMKRQNICNVLLNTIRYSHESRTLTLKCNGLIQRVLEILQNRKYLSYCNTYLNILITYIIPVRLYQINISPEQWKELLTACVSLYKDAFASINKCILIDTIEMIIQYAYMYSNILLEVKKLLPFLASILSDSKILEQIEESAYKLTNTMCHQIATENRIMLCQFSEDILPKIFGLNSYDEKYKFMLLFVQIHHPEGVHQENDGAFACNWSTWNSILRSMYEIILKDSKKGILSKHFLQFASEVFNQVLQNPGTIWGLCNSTELYSQPVKRRCISISSPIDMIDHDDVEEAWPMIQILTVLFAKYPKRIKSDDFISLLKILDTYLTQSSKHVKVIDSLYNLCTVLMEIGQLFLNIPERYNVHWYNIWDNLLRSLNTNQSEISAHRLAQCFIKYGKMRNTNSLFALYMSQTIRWSPNSLKTLILCCENTPLPDDVPMFNTNLHSSMLNTRSVKLHFIEWLLNTPWFKVPSTIFIESLCNILIGIPVKFFHENNTTFKTSGLTLPIREDSYLQEFLYDCPQSLSYKNIETCNLALTFQINLFTMVTTETVDSQEHLQESLAKANVNIIDLKDILVILKKYLYDIIDKKNENNDIRTIIMKITLAGKVATTVKKMNILMEDTEIHFIMCLINDCLQHAYSLLENIKLSKNNHKYLIDITKAFLILYKTFCSAYTDMTKIIISLSTAEILRNLFDLLNIEDDNNFTYHEIRRYNDNFDIFQNKNKHSNNDQVNYKNNDICSLNTIRIKTIKTLTLFCCMNTGKERPKIQLDLMSNLMTIDNYDLSFVIDFKMAMIVLESFTQYDKEMLHEKYKDAPVLFLLDLFQKCKEDEKYVRYVLKILPYFIEYTASYDYDLTVIMSTIFNFCKLLNNKKFGPIVHIDFLECLARIIEIKPLLMRHKQYTQCQYKLWFVIENLLTYMQNPLHILRLKAIKCMQKLYFSKCIEYERKISFFEKLENAAINLLSIEKRSYNNEMDEIETRTASALLIFATIICTSSTLQSNALVAILQLVENKQVKLKTVQKLLHSIRKQSEHVLSNEDNLAHMLSYWLKMNHTMQTFPWEMTQCESQEEFYKTHINTIVFTEIQNFNITNAKQLCTYVGYNFNDVFKNIFAQVLSWLLSLICQKTQKNSIDAKRADDLLHELMLNQENFETIDIDFSNLFKTNFDKIIVNIIMRLHDEKHFHQMFQLQYKFPYANPPVLSKTDANDCLQYIEEHFISSKSLQYYLATKGINKLQKILMNLVNNIYDMKFTEHKLKSLHQYIYFCTIIMEGSKFNYFDSISIYLIREISYSLIHFIKDKNDILSETACKYFQIFLKYILPERHAEIEKHLNYYVTMLVPVAQLEKTPIAIELLEYLIIEQNELFSNAIAKLNTFPNLPKFQRILNVYNSLKYKDGKKYNLEEEIQHFLNATNQKIVNCNMESVAYLKLQLLTRRNELQELYNKLDNSSMQNYNLLHQLICRLLEIIKRSNQATSIEATKCLGQLGPIDLGTTILYNKKSCLKQNADISNMLTYEIITLLTEFLIDNNIKLRTASANALDMILSSIWGQQILDKKNFKAIRQVLIDCSRSPLSLDYIRPFIHEVKNLNKNKITLDQIACDKYIKKDNSIWIETSNIPYAEWIVQITCNIIECFSDYYLEDLIPVCKLSIEMCELILPRIIFLIMYINKELAITVSHRINGFFFFHFNDKNQSIHGLLHSSQYIVHCDRNIVYFMLNLVNFIRTQAVENIPLELDFVYIAKAAQYCSAYFTACLYAELSCESLLIEPRDFSTVTKIDYAYECDPVLGRTLQNILRDASSKIGDPDAIRGCGSSHLQDSFSRVQYYIQMHEWDKVLLIKDIELSSGNKTAIEEMIDALQQLGFHYLLGHYISTMSTSTKEMSNDVQLECAWRLSNWDIPIFPQIMQSLCGNNMKLKLSESDYYLYHFYALRCFHEKDELGVKNAIKCARVCIIKALSNINLEYNKEIYGKLTQLQMLSEIEELCLTKSEDYSKVLRKWQQCDITNFNEFQYTEPILTQRSIMYQINDTLCNNSIIKNELVDTHIKIAEIARNQGHLQIAARALGTLAKQNEVPSKFIDLLDYQESLLAWKRNDYEISRYLLRKLIHRKSIDPVLQARVLRIYGNWMAETKSENPQTVIENYYQESIKISKSIKNKTFDVIKNVHDTQVALARFADAQFEHVKMYMKSPQFKSLKKCVEYSCSVVKYDSTLQDTDIKRAVILSQKQHTNDTAELQNIEKEKNNYLLIAVRYYLLTLYQSEDYNLLVFRLIALWLENAKNKEVNKLLEENLDKIPSYKFLPLVPQLAAHMNNVSDEFSVKINKTLERCALDHPHHTLPVLLALKNLYGDYEFLKTKKNKKLEEEPRILGAKRLLKQLTSSKISCIIQEMEILSYSLVMLANYETNDKSKRGTSYKIPIGQRILKIKDFSNIFVPTLAINVKCNGNYNDIITIVKYFDTYENVGGVNAPKKIICIGSDGIQREQLLKGKDDLRQDAVMQQVFNVMNRLFEMSKEAKRRKLKIRTYKVVPLTQRSGILEWCHNTMPIATILIGTDGISGVHKKYNPNDYTALICRKKMEEVSKKSNDVKLQQFLECCKHMRPAFHHFFIEKYPSPETWYEKRLAYTRSVATTSIAGYILGLGDRHLGNILMDQLTAEVIHIDFGIAFEQGKVLPLPETIPFRLTRDIEAAMGISGVEGIMRRGCEEILTVLRNERQIIITLLQVLLYDPLFTWAITPAKAYTFQTGNTAMSSEGDEVHSETNKTAERALLRIEQKLQGIEEGLVFSVSGQVEQLIQQARDPFNLCRLFCGWQPYL; encoded by the exons ATGAATAAAACTGATATGAAAAGACAAAACATTtgtaatgttttattaaatacgatACGTTATTCTCATGAATCTAGAACATTGACTTTAAAATGCAATGGTTTAATACAACGGGTGCTTGAGATATTgcagaatagaaaatatttatcttattgcAATacttatttgaatatattaattacttatataattCCAGTTCGGTTATaccaaataaatatatctccaGAGCAATGGAAAGAATTATTAACAGCATGTGTCAGTTTGTATAAGGATGCATTTGCATCTATCAACAAATGTATTCTAATAGATACTATTGAAATGATAATacaatatgcatatatgtattcgaatatattattagaagttaaaaaattattaccatTTTTAG CAAGTATTTTATCAGATTCTAAAATTTTGGAACAAATAGAAGAGTCTGCTTACAAACTGACTAATACAATGTGTCATCAAATCGCAACTGAAAATAGAATAATGCTATGTCAATTTAGTGAAGATATTTTGCCAAAGATATTTGGTTTAAATAGctatgatgaaaaatataagttCATGCTACTATTTGTACAAATTCATCATCCTGAAGGAGTTCATCAAGAAAATGATGGAGCGTTTGCTTGTAATTGGTCTACATGGAATAGTATACTTAGAAGCATgtacgaaataattttgaaagattctaaaaaaggaatattatcCAAACATTTTTTGCAATTTGCAAGCGAag taTTCAATCAAGTGCTTCAAAACCCTGGTACTATTTGGGGATTGTGTAATTCTACCGAACTTTATTCACAACCGGTCAAACGAAGATGCATTTCCATTAGTAGTCCAATTGATATGATAGATCATGATGATGTAGAAGAAGCATGGCCCATGATTCAAATATTAACAGTACTCTTTGCAAAATATcctaaaagaataaaatcggatgattttatatctcttttaaaaatattggatACTTATTTAACGCAATCGTCTAAACATGTTAAAGTTATAGACAGTTTGTATAACTTATGTACTGTTCTTATGGAAATAGgacaattatttttgaatattccTGAAAGATACAATGTGCATTGGTATAACATATGGGATAATCTTTTAAG atCTCTTAATACCAATCAAAGTGAGATCTCTGCACATAGACTTGCTCAGTGTTTCATAAAATATGGAAAGATGAGAAATACAAATTCACTTTTTGCTTTATATATGTCTCAAACGATCAGATGGTCTCCTAATAgtttaaaaacattaatacTATGTTGCGAAAATACACCTCTACCGGATGACGTACCAATGTTTAATACGAATTTACATTCGTCAATGTTAAATACGCGTTCTGTTAAATTACATTTCATAGAGTGGTTATTAAACACTCCATGGTTTAAAGTTCCTTCGACAATATTCATTGAAAGTTTGTGTAATATATTGATTGGTATTCCAGTGAAATTctttcatgaaaataatacaacATTTAAAACATCTGGATTAACTTTACCTATTCGTGAAGATTCCTATTTACAGGAATTTCTATATGACTGTCCACAATCcttatcttataaaaatatagaaacatGCAATTTAGCATTAACATtccaaattaatttattcacaATGGTAACAACAGAGACTGTTGATTCGCAAGAACATTTACAAGAGTCGCTTGCTAAAGCAaacgtaaatataatagatttgaaagatattcttgtaattttaaaaaagtatttatatgatattatcgataaaaagaatgaaaacaatgatatacgaacgataataatgaaaattacacTTGCAGGTAAAGTTGCGACTActgtgaaaaaaatgaatatactCATGGAAGATACCGAAATTCACTTTATTATGTGTCTAATAAACGATTGTTTGCAGCATGCTTATAGCTTATTAGAAAACATTAAATTGTccaaaaataatcataaatatctCATCGATATAACTAAAgcatttctaattttatacaaaacgTTTTGTTCTGCATATACAGATATGACAAAgatcattatttctttgtcGACTGCAGAGATATtacgaaatttatttgatttacttAATATTGAAGATGACAACAATTTCACCTATCACGAAATTCGCCGTTACAAcgataattttgatatatttcaaaataaaaataaacattccAACAATGACCAAGTAAATTACaagaataatgatatatgtagCCTGAATACTATCAgaataaaaactataaaaactTTGACATTATTTTGTTGCATGAATACAGGAAAAGAAAGACCAAAAATTCAACTAGATTTAATGAGCAATCTGATGACCATTGATAATTATGATTTGTCATTTGTAATAGATTTTAAAATGGCAATGATAGTGCTGGAGTCATTCACACAATATGACAAAGAGATGCTACATGAAAAGTATAAAGATGCTCCAGTTTTATTTCTATTGGATTTATTCCAAAAATgtaaagaagatgaaaaatatgtacGATACGTACTCAAAATTCTAccttattttatcgaatatactGCCAGTTATGATTATGATCTAACTGTAATAATGAGTACcatctttaatttttgtaagcttcttaataataagaaatttggACCAATCGTACATATTGATTTCTTGGAATGTCTTGCaagaattattgaaattaaaccATTATTAATGAGGCATAAACAGTATACTCAGTGTCAGTACAAATTATGGtttgttattgaaaatttattaacgtatATGCAGAATCCTCTTCatatattacgattaaaagcaattaaatgtatgcaaaaattatatttttcaaaatgtatagaatatgaaaggaaaatttccttttttgagAAATTGGAAAATGCTGCTATTAATTTACTAtccattgaaaaaagaagttataaTAACGAAATGGATGAAATAGAAACTAGAACAGCGAGTGCATTGTTAATATTTGCAACTATTATTTGTACTTCTAGTACGCTTCAAAGCAATGCTTTAGTAGCAATATTACAATTGGTGGAGAATAAacaagtaaaattaaaaacagtACAAAAATTATTGCATAGTATAAGAAAGCAATCGGAACATGTGCTATCTAATGAAGATAATCTGGCTCATATGTTATCGTACTGGTTGAAGATGAATCATACCATGCAAACATTTCCATGGGAAATGACTCAATGTGAATCTcaagaagaattttataaaacacaTATTAATACTATAGTGTTTACTGAGATCCAGAATTTCAATATCACGAATGCAAAACAACTTTGTACTTATGTTGGATATAACTTCAAtgatgtttttaaaaatatttttgcacAAGTCTTATCATGGTTACTTTCTTTGATTTGTCAAAAGACTCAAAAGAATTCTATCGATGCTAAACGTGCAGATGATCTGCTTCATGAACTGATGTTAAATCAAGAGAACTTTGAAACAATCGATATAgatttttctaatctatttaaaactaattttgacaaaattattgtaaatattattatgagaTTGCACGATGAGAAACATTTTCATCAAATGTTTcaattacaatataaatttcCATATGCTAATCCACCTGTTTTGAGTAAAACTGATGCGAATGATTGTCTACAATATATAGAAGAACATTTTATTTCCTCTAAATCATTGCAATATTATTTGGCAAccaaaggaataaataaattacagaaaatattgatgaatctagtaaacaatatttatgaCATGAAATTTACCGAACACAAGTTAAAATCTTTACATCAGTATATCTATTTTTGTACTATTATAATGGAAGGatcgaaatttaattatttcgattcaatatcgatatatcttaTCAGAGAAATTAGTTATagtttaattcattttatcaaAGACAAAAATGATATACTATCGGAAACAGCctgcaaatattttcaaatattcctgaaatatattttacctGAACGACATGCAGAAATTGAAAAACATTTGAATTATTACGTTACCATGTTAGTTCCTGTTGCTCAATTGGAGAAAACACCTATTGCCATAGAGCTACTTGAGTACTTGATAATTGAACAGAATGAATTGTTTAGTAATGCAATagcaaaattaaatacatttccTAATCTAccaaaatttcaacgaatattGAACGTATATAATTCTCTGAAAtataaagatggaaaaaaatataatttagagGAAGAAATTCAACACTTTTTAAATGCGACAAATCAAAAGATTGTAAACTGTAATATGGAAAGTGTAGCATATTTGAAGCTTCAATTATTAACTAGAAGAAACGAATTACAAGAATTGTACAATAAACTGGACAATAGTTCTatgcaaaattataatttactaCATCAATTGATATGTAGATTATTGGAGATCATTAAAAGATCTAATCAAGCCACTTCGATAGAAGCTACAAAATGTCTGGGACAATTAGGTCCTATTGATCTAGGAACAACaattctttataataaaaagagttgTCTAAAGCAGAATGCAGATATAAGCAATATGTTAACATacgaaataataacattactaacagaatttttaattgataataacatCAAACTTCGTACGGCTAGTGCTAATGCTTTAGATATGATACTATCATCTATATGGGGACAAcaaattttagataaaaagaacTTTAAAGCAATACGACAAGTGTTAATTGATTGTTCAAGATCTCCGTTAAGTTTAGATTATATACGTCCATTTATACATGAAGTAAAAAATCTtaacaagaataaaataacCCTTGATCAAATTGCttgtgataaatatattaagaagGATAATTCAATTTGGATAGAGACATCAAATATTCCTTATGCTGAATGGATCGTACAAATCACATGCAATATCATTGAATGTTTTTCTGACTATTACCTTGAAGATTTAATACCTGTTTGCAAATTAAGCATAGAAATGTGCGAATTAATACTACCAAGAatcatatttctaataatgtatattaataaagaattagCAATCACAGTATCTCATCGTATTAacggatttttcttttttcatttcaatgatAAGAATCAGTCTATTCATGGTTTACTCCATTCATCGCAATACATTGTACATTGTGATcgtaatatagtatattttatgTTGAACTTAGTCAATTTTATTAGGACACAAGCAGTTGAAAACATTCCTTTAGAATTGGACTTTGTATACATAGCCAAAGCTGCTCAATATTGTTCGGCATATTTTACTGCTTGCCTTTACGCAGAACTATCTTGTGAATCATTATTGATAGAACCTCGTGATTTTAGTACAGTTACCAAAATTGATTATGCCTATGAATGTGACCCTGTACTTGGAAGAACGTTACAAAATATTCTTAGAGATGCTTCCTCCAAAATTGGTGATCCAGATGCTATTCGTGGTTGTGGTTCTTCACATTTACAAGATAGTTTCTCTCGTGTTCAATACTACATACAAATGCATGAGTGGGATAAAGTGTTactaataaaagatatagaacTATCTTCTGGCAATAAAACAGCTATTGAAG agaTGATCGATGCATTGCAACAATTaggatttcattatttattaggacattatatatctacaatGAGTACATCTACCAAAGAAATGAGTAATGATGTTCAATTGGAATGTGCATGGCGACTTAGTAATTGGGATATACCAATATTTCCTCAAATTATGCAATCTCTATGTGGAAacaatatgaaattaaaactGTCCGAATCtgactattatttatatcacttCTATGCATTAAGATGTTTTCACGAAAAAGATGAATTAGGTGTCAAAAATGCAATTAAGTGTGCACGAGTGTGTATAATAAAAGCTCtatctaatattaatttag agtataataaagaaatttatggGAAGTTAACACAACTTCAAATGCTTTCCGAAATAGAAGAACTATGTTTAACAAAATCTGAGGATTATTCTAAAGTTCTGCGAAAGTGGCAGCAATGTGATATCACAAATTTTAACGAATTTCAATACACTGAGCCAATCTTAACACAGAGATCTATTATGTATCAAATAAATGATACATTATGTAATAATTCTATTATCAAAAATGAACTTGTTGACACGCATATAAAAATTGCTGAAATTGCGCGAAATCAAGGACATTTACAAATAGCTGCACGTGCATTAG gTACCTTAGCAAAACAAAATGAAGTACCTTCAAAATTTATAGATTTGTTGGATTATCAAGAATCCTTATTGGCATGGAAGAGGAATGATTATGAAATCAGTCGATACCTTTTACGTAAATTAATTCATAGAAAATCTATAGATCCAGTTTTGCAAGCCCGCGTTCTTCGTATTTATGGAAATTGGATGGCTGAAACAAAATCTGAAAATCCTCAG aCTGTCATAGAAAATTACTATCaagaatcaataaaaataagtaagtcgataaaaaacaaaacgtttgatgttattaaaaatgtacatGACACACAAGTCGCTTTGGCTAGATTTGCAGATGCTCAATTTGAACATGTTAAAATGTATATGAAATCTCCACAATTTAAGAGTTTGAAGAAATGTGTAGAATATTCATGTAGTGTTGTCAAATATGATTCGACATTACAAGATACAGATATTAAAAGAGCAGTGATACTTAGTCAAAAACAACATACGAATGATACTGCTGAACtacaaaatattgaaaaggaaaaaaacaactATCTTTTAATAGCAGTAcg atattatttactaaCATTATATCAGAGTGAAGATTACAATCTGTTAGTATTCCGATTGATAGCTCTTTGGCTTGAGAATGCaaagaataaagaagtaaataaattactagaagaaaatttagatAAGATACcatcatataaatttttaccaCTCGTACCACAATTGGCAGCACACATGAATAACGTATCTGATGAATTTTCtgtcaaaataaataaaacattagaGCGTTGTGCATTGGATCATCCACATCATACGTTACCTGTGCTATTggcattaaaaaatttatatggtGATTATGAATTtcttaaaactaaaaaaaataaaaaattagaagaagaacCCAGAATATTGGGCGCTAAAAGGCTTCTAAAACAATTAACTTCATCGAAAATATCTTGCATTATTCAAGAAATGGAGATATTATCTTACTCTTTGGTAATGCTAGCTAATTATGAAACTAATGATAAAAGTAAAC gtGGTACATCATATAAAATACCTATTGGTCAAAGAATTTTAAAGATCaaagatttttctaatatatttgtacCTACTTTAGCCATTAATGTTAAATGCAAtggaaattataatgatataattactATTGTTAAATACTTTGATACTTATGAGAATGTTGGAGGTGTGAATGCTCCCAAAAAGATCATTTGTATTGGCAGTGATGGAATACAAAGAGAACAATTATTGAAG GGAAAAGATGATTTACGACAAGATGCTGTGATGCAACAAGTTTTTAATGTAATGAATAGACTTTTTGAAATGAGTAAAGAAGCGAAACGACgtaaattgaaaattagaaCATACAAg GTAGTACCGTTAACACAAAGATCAGGTATATTAGAATGGTGCCATAATACAATGCCTATTGCAACTATATTGATAGGTACCGATGGAATTTCTGGTgttcataagaaatataatccaAATGATTATACTGCATTAATAtgtagaaaaaagatggaa GAAGTTTCTAAGAAATCAAATGATGTCAAACTGCAACAGTTTTTAGAATGCTGTAAACATATGCGTCCAGCTTTTCATCATTTCTTTATTGAGAAATATCCATCGCCTGAAACGTGGTATGAAAAACGATTAGCTTATACACGCAG TGTAGCAACAACTTCTATAGCAGGGTATATATTAGGTTTAGGAGATAGACATCTTGGTAATATATTAATGGATCAGCTGACTGCAGAAGTGATTCATATAGATTTTG GCATAGCATTTGAACAAGGTAAGGTCTTACCGCTACCTGAAACTATACCATTCCGTCTCACAAGAGATATTGAAGCTGCAATGGGAATCTCAGGTGTGGAAGGTATTATGAGAAGAGGGTGTGAGGAAATATTGACAGTATTACGAAATGAaagacaaataattataacattgcTTCAAGTACTTCTTTATGACCCTCTATTTACGTGGGCTATAACTCCTGCAAAAGCATATACTTTTCAAACCGGTAATACAGCAATGTCTTCTGAAGGTGATGAAG ttcatagtgaaacaaataaaactgCAGAAAGGGCACTCTTAAGGATAGAACAGAAATTGCAAGGTATAGAAGAAGGTTTAGTATTTAGTGTATCTGGCCAAGTTGAACAACTCATACAACAAGCACGTGATCCGTTTAATTTGTGTCGTTTATTTTGTGGGTGGCAACCATATCTATaa